TGAAGGCATGAGCCTATCTACCACCTGCAATTGCAGCTCCGAATGGGAATCAGGGCAAGAGATCGCGCGCCTCTTCCAGCGTTTTGGTGAACTTCGTCAGGTTGAGCCTCACGTTCTGCTTGTCGAGGTACACCGTCTTGATGGCGTCCCAGCCCTTCTTGTGCACGTCGTACGGGTGCTTGAGGTAGAAATGGTCCTCGGGGTAGAGGTCCCTGAGCGAGCTCTCCTCCAGCGAGACGTTGTACTCCATGTAGTTGACGTCATAGTCCCTGGCCGGGTCCTTGAACGTGACGCGGGTGAGCCACTCGAGGCCGCCGAAGGGCACCACCTGGACGAGCACGGCGCGGCTGGGGAGGAACACCATGTTGGTCAGCCCGGCGCCGTGCACGCCCATCATGACGTCCGCCGAGTTCACCAGCCGCGCGAAGTTGGGCATGTCAGTGTGGTTGTCCGGCTCGGCGATGCGCACGTCGAATTTGGCCAGGGCGGCGGCGTGCGCCATGGCGCGCTCGTTGAGGAACCGGCGGGAGCTCTTGCGGGAGATGATGAGCAGGCGGGGCCTATCCCTGCGCGGAGCGCCCGTCCGCGACGCCACGGCGCGCTCCAGCCGGAACGTGCGGCGCAGGAGGCGCTTGAAGTCGGCGACCGTGACGCCCCCTGGCGCGCGCGTGGGGTCGATGCCCATGGCCCGGTGGAAGGTGGCGCCGATGACGATTCGCGGGAAGCAGTGCACCTCCTGGTCATTGTCGACGTCGATGATGTCGTACTTGGAGAGCTGCCGGAAGAGAGGCGTGAACTTGTCGACCCACCAGTCCTTTATCCCGCTGATCATGAACTGCACCTCGCCCCCAAAGTGGTGCGTGCTGGTGAAGAGCGGCACGAGCACATCGGTGTAGTCGTGGTAGAGGTTGCCGGCGAATCCGCCGTTGGAGAAGAGGAACCCCGGCACCGAGTGGTTCCTGGTGCAGAGCGGCGGCACGGCGGTGTCGTTGTCCCCGCCGAAGGGGAGGAGGGTGAACTCGCGGACCTCGTCCATGGCGACGGCGTCGTGCCGGCGCGCGTACGGCTTGGTCTTCCACTCCTTATCTAGCGGGCTGATGTAGATGTTGGAGTGGTTGCCGTCGACTCGGATGTCCCCCACCGCCGCGCACCGCTCCGAGCGCTTGCTCGTCGGGTAGCACGTCGGCCGGCTCGGGTCGAAGTCCT
The sequence above is drawn from the Phragmites australis chromosome 10, lpPhrAust1.1, whole genome shotgun sequence genome and encodes:
- the LOC133931324 gene encoding alpha-1,3-arabinosyltransferase XAT2-like yields the protein MKQPRGRQEPRRMGNAAMVITMLLSLCVLTYIKARYCSNPFPKAADELEVVEIDEDYDSTRYKLDGPIGEEDFDPSRPTCYPTSKRSERCAAVGDIRVDGNHSNIYISPLDKEWKTKPYARRHDAVAMDEVREFTLLPFGGDNDTAVPPLCTRNHSVPGFLFSNGGFAGNLYHDYTDVLVPLFTSTHHFGGEVQFMISGIKDWWVDKFTPLFRQLSKYDIIDVDNDQEVHCFPRIVIGATFHRAMGIDPTRAPGGVTVADFKRLLRRTFRLERAVASRTGAPRRDRPRLLIISRKSSRRFLNERAMAHAAALAKFDVRIAEPDNHTDMPNFARLVNSADVMMGVHGAGLTNMVFLPSRAVLVQVVPFGGLEWLTRVTFKDPARDYDVNYMEYNVSLEESSLRDLYPEDHFYLKHPYDVHKKGWDAIKTVYLDKQNVRLNLTKFTKTLEEARDLLP